The proteins below come from a single Solea solea chromosome 6, fSolSol10.1, whole genome shotgun sequence genomic window:
- the slc4a8 gene encoding electroneutral sodium bicarbonate exchanger 1 isoform X2, with translation MNRLGANMPVNDPESILSYQRPDEEVVVDQGGTSSVLNIHYEEEELEGHRALFVGVRMPRQSHRHHKPHGSRHRRRDRRAGSSSAQQKEGSETTTSSHDTPSQRVQFILGGEGDAEHVTHELFTELDEICVKDGKDAEWKETARWLKFEEDVEDGGERWSKPYVATLSLHSLFELRSCIINGSVLLDMRADSIEEIADMVLDHQEASHELDDSVRVKVREALLKRHHHQNEKKKNLIPIVRSFTEGTRKQSEVHLSASAPQPPPATEPAKNGAGQDSSQVDLSKVDMHFMKKIPEGAEASNVLVGELDFLERSIVAFVRLSPAVLLTGLTEVPIPTRFLFILLGPDGKAQQYHEIGRSMATIMTDEIFHDVAYKAKDKGDLLAGIDEFLDQVTVLPPGEWDPSIRIEPPKNVPSQEKRKMPGVPNGTACQVEEELHAEHHGPELQRTGRLFGGLILDIKRKAPFYLSDYKDGLNLQCVASFLFLYCACMSPVITFGGLLGEATEGRISAIESLLGASMTGVVYSLFAGQPLTILGSTGPVLVFEKILFKFCKDYNLSYLSLRTCIGLWTALLCFVLVATDASSLVCYITRFTEEAFAALICLIFIYEALEKLFHLGEIYPFNTHSDLDKLTLAYCRCAEPYNPSNKTLELWSARNITVSSVSWSNLTVKECVSLQGHFVGTACGHHGPFTPDVLFWSSILFFSTFFMSSFLKQFKTSRYFPTKVRSMISDFAVFLTIVIMVLLDYVIGVPSQKLKVPSKFQPTREDRGWLINPIGRNPWWTVLAAAIPAVLCTILIFMDQQITAVIINRKEHKLLKGCGYHMDLLIVGLMLAVCSIMGLPWFVAATVLSISHVNSLKLESESSAPGEQPRFLGIREQRLTGLVIFLLMGCSVFMTGALQFIPMPVLYGVFLYMGVSSLKGIQFFDRLKLFGMPAKHQPDFIYLRHVPLRKVHLFTLTQLTCLVLLWVIKTSPAAIVFPMMVLALVFVRKLLDLCFSKRELSYLDDLMPEWKKKNLDDASKKIQEESQIMLSEKQEDPTSVQIEMESRKPAQTMKAHDPRIEGIMFIDE, from the exons aGACCAGATGAAGAGGTGGTGGTTGACCAGGGAGGCACAAGCTCTGTGTTGAACATCCActatgaggaggaggaactaGAAG gCCACAGGGCTCTGTTCGTGGGGGTGCGGATGCCCCGGCAGAGCCATCGTCACCACAAGCCCCATGGTTCCCGCCACCgcaggagagacagaagagcagGAAGTAGCTCAGCACAACAAAAGGAGGGATCTGAGACAACAACTTCCAGTCATG ACACGCCGTCCCAGAGGGTCCAGTTCATTCTGGGCGGAGAGGGAGACGCTGAACATGTCACTCACGAGCTTTTCACTGAGCTGGATGAGATCTGTGTGAAGGATGGCAAAGATGCTGAGTGGAAGGAAACAGCCAG GTGGCTTAAGTTTGAAGAGGACGTGGAGGACGGCGGCGAGAGGTGGAGCAAACCGTACGTTGCTACTCTGTCACTCCACAGCCTGTTTGAGCTCCGCAGTTGCATCATCAACGGCAGTGTGTTGCTTGACATGCGTGCGGACTCTATTGAGGAGATTGCAG ACATGGTGCTGGACCACCAGGAGGCGTCTCATGAGCTGGACGACAGCGTGAGGGTAAAGGTGCGTGAGGCTCTGCTGAAGAGACACCACCACcagaatgagaagaagaagaacctgaTTCCTATTGTACGCTCGTTCACGGAGGGAACCCGCAAACAGTCGGAGGTCCATCTGTCAG cctcagctCCGCAGCCTCCTCCAGCCACAGAACCAGCTAAGAACGGTGCTGGACAGGACAGCAGTCAGGTGGACCTCAGCAAG GTGGACATGCACTTCATGAAGAAGATCCCAGAGGGCGCAGAGGCCTCTAATGTGTTGGTGGGAGAGCTGGACTTCCTTGAGAGATCCATTGTGGCCTTTGTGCGCCTCTCTCCTGCTGTGCTGCTCACTGGCCTCACTGAGGTGCCCATACCTACTAG GTTTCTCTTCATTCTGCTGGGTCCAGATGGAAAGGCTCAACAATACCATGAAATTGGACGTTCAATGGCGACCATCATGACAGATGAG ATCTTCCATGATGTTGCTTACAAGGCTAAGGACAAAGGTGACCTTCTAGCAGGCATAGATGAATTCCTTGACCAGGTGACTGTCCTGCCACCAGGGGAGTGGGATCCCTCCATCCGTATTGAGCCGCCTAAGAATGTCCCCTCTCAG GAGAAGAGAAAGATGCCAGGAGTTCCTAATGGCACAGCGTGCCAGGTAGAGGAAGAACTACATGCTGAGCACCATGGGCCGGAGTTGCAGAGAACTGGAAG gttgTTTGGGGGTCTGATACTGGACATCAAAAGGAAAGCTCCGTTCTATTTGAGCGACTATAAGGACGGTCTGAATCTCCAGTGTGTGGcctcttttctcttcctctaCTGTGCTTGCATGTCGCCCGTCATCACGTTTGGAGGACTGCTAGGGGAGGCCACAGAGGGACGCATT AGTGCCATAGAGTCTTTACTTGGTGCATCTATGACTGGAGTAGTTTACTCTCTGTTTGCTGGTCAGCCTCTCACCATTCTTGGCAGCACAGGTCCTGTGCTGGTTTTTGAGAAAATCCTGTTTAAGTTCTGCAA GGACTATAACCTGTCCTATTTGTCGCTGAGGACTTGCATCGGTCTGTGGACAGCCCTGCTGTGTTTTGTGCTGGTTGCCACAGATGCCAGCTCTCTGGTTTGCTACATCACACGGTTCACAGAGGAAGCTTTTGCTGCACTCATCTGCCTCATCTTCATTTATGAGGCCTTGGAGAAGCTTTTCCACTTGGGAGAAATCTACCCCTTCAACACACACAGCGATCTGGACAAACTCACCCTGGCATA cTGTAGATGTGCAGAACCTTATAATCCCAGTAATAAGACATTAGAGCTGTGGAGTGCGAGAAACATCACAGTGTCCTCTGTATCCTGGTCCAACCTTACTGTCAAG GAGTGCGTCAGTCTGCAGGGCCACTTTGTTGGGACGGCGTGTGGCCACCATGGACCCTTCACCCCAGATGTTCTCTTCTGGTCCTCCATTTTGTTCTTTTCAACCTTCTTCATGTCTTCTTTTCTGAAACAATTCAAGACTAGCCGTTATTTCCCTACCAAG GTGCGGTCCATGATCAGTGACTTTGCGGTGTTCCTCACCATCGTCATCATGGTTCTGCTTGACTATGTCATTGGAGTTCCCTCCCAGAAGCTGAAGGTGCCCAGCAAATTTCAG CCCACCAGAGAGGACCGAGGCTGGCTGATCAATCCCATAGGACGTAACCCATGGTGGACAGTCCTGGCTGCCGCTATCCCTGCTGTTCTCTGCACAATTCTTATCTTCATGGATCAGCAGATAACTGCTGTCATCATTAACCGCAAAGAGCACAAACTACTG aAGGGCTGTGGTTACCACATGGACCTGCTGATAGTGGGGTTGATGCTGGCAGTGTGCTCCATCATGGGCTTACCCTGGTTCGTTGCGGCCACGGTCCTGTCCATCTCTCACGTCAACAGCCTGAAGCTTGAGTCTGAGAGCTCGGCTCCGGGAGAGCAGCCTCGATTTCTGGGCATTCGAGAGCAGAGACTCACCGGCCTCGTCATCTTCCTGCTCATGGGCTGCTCTGTATTCATGACTGGAGCCCTGCAG TTCATTCCTATGCCAGTGCTCTATGGTGTTTTCCTCTACATGGGAGTGTCTTCATTAAAAGGCATCCAG TTCTTTGACCGTCTGAAGCTCTTCGGCATGCCAGCAAAGCACCAGCCAGACTTCATCTATCTGCGCCACGTCCCCTTGAGGAAGGTGCACCTGTTCACACTCACCCAGCTCACCTGTCTCGTGCTGCTCTGGGTCATCAAAACTTCACCTGCTGCGATCGTCTTCCCCATGATG GTGTTGGCTCTGGTGTTTGTCCGCAAACTCTTGGACTTGTGCTTCTCTAAGCGAGAGCTAAGTTACCTGGATGATTTAATGCCCGAATGGAAGAAAAAGAATCTTGACGACGCCTCCAAAAAGATACAAGAG GAATCACAGATTATGCTCAGTGAAAAGCAGGAAGATCCAACTTCTGTTCAGATTGAGATGGAGAGCAGAAAACCCGCTCAGACCATGAAAGCACACGACCCCAG GATTGAAGGGATCATGTTCATAGACGAGTAA
- the slc4a8 gene encoding electroneutral sodium bicarbonate exchanger 1 isoform X1 has translation MNRLGANMPVNDPESILSYQRPDEEVVVDQGGTSSVLNIHYEEEELEGHRALFVGVRMPRQSHRHHKPHGSRHRRRDRRAGSSSAQQKEGSETTTSSHDTPSQRVQFILGGEGDAEHVTHELFTELDEICVKDGKDAEWKETARWLKFEEDVEDGGERWSKPYVATLSLHSLFELRSCIINGSVLLDMRADSIEEIADMVLDHQEASHELDDSVRVKVREALLKRHHHQNEKKKNLIPIVRSFTEGTRKQSEVHLSASAPQPPPATEPAKNGAGQDSSQVDLSKVDMHFMKKIPEGAEASNVLVGELDFLERSIVAFVRLSPAVLLTGLTEVPIPTRFLFILLGPDGKAQQYHEIGRSMATIMTDEIFHDVAYKAKDKGDLLAGIDEFLDQVTVLPPGEWDPSIRIEPPKNVPSQEKRKMPGVPNGTACQVEEELHAEHHGPELQRTGRLFGGLILDIKRKAPFYLSDYKDGLNLQCVASFLFLYCACMSPVITFGGLLGEATEGRISAIESLLGASMTGVVYSLFAGQPLTILGSTGPVLVFEKILFKFCKDYNLSYLSLRTCIGLWTALLCFVLVATDASSLVCYITRFTEEAFAALICLIFIYEALEKLFHLGEIYPFNTHSDLDKLTLAYCRCAEPYNPSNKTLELWSARNITVSSVSWSNLTVKECVSLQGHFVGTACGHHGPFTPDVLFWSSILFFSTFFMSSFLKQFKTSRYFPTKVRSMISDFAVFLTIVIMVLLDYVIGVPSQKLKVPSKFQPTREDRGWLINPIGRNPWWTVLAAAIPAVLCTILIFMDQQITAVIINRKEHKLLKGCGYHMDLLIVGLMLAVCSIMGLPWFVAATVLSISHVNSLKLESESSAPGEQPRFLGIREQRLTGLVIFLLMGCSVFMTGALQFIPMPVLYGVFLYMGVSSLKGIQFFDRLKLFGMPAKHQPDFIYLRHVPLRKVHLFTLTQLTCLVLLWVIKTSPAAIVFPMMVLALVFVRKLLDLCFSKRELSYLDDLMPEWKKKNLDDASKKIQEESQIMLSEKQEDPTSVQIEMESRKPAQTMKAHDPRCDPSDINISDEMSKTTVWKSLNSNQRDSRPVAAKKD, from the exons aGACCAGATGAAGAGGTGGTGGTTGACCAGGGAGGCACAAGCTCTGTGTTGAACATCCActatgaggaggaggaactaGAAG gCCACAGGGCTCTGTTCGTGGGGGTGCGGATGCCCCGGCAGAGCCATCGTCACCACAAGCCCCATGGTTCCCGCCACCgcaggagagacagaagagcagGAAGTAGCTCAGCACAACAAAAGGAGGGATCTGAGACAACAACTTCCAGTCATG ACACGCCGTCCCAGAGGGTCCAGTTCATTCTGGGCGGAGAGGGAGACGCTGAACATGTCACTCACGAGCTTTTCACTGAGCTGGATGAGATCTGTGTGAAGGATGGCAAAGATGCTGAGTGGAAGGAAACAGCCAG GTGGCTTAAGTTTGAAGAGGACGTGGAGGACGGCGGCGAGAGGTGGAGCAAACCGTACGTTGCTACTCTGTCACTCCACAGCCTGTTTGAGCTCCGCAGTTGCATCATCAACGGCAGTGTGTTGCTTGACATGCGTGCGGACTCTATTGAGGAGATTGCAG ACATGGTGCTGGACCACCAGGAGGCGTCTCATGAGCTGGACGACAGCGTGAGGGTAAAGGTGCGTGAGGCTCTGCTGAAGAGACACCACCACcagaatgagaagaagaagaacctgaTTCCTATTGTACGCTCGTTCACGGAGGGAACCCGCAAACAGTCGGAGGTCCATCTGTCAG cctcagctCCGCAGCCTCCTCCAGCCACAGAACCAGCTAAGAACGGTGCTGGACAGGACAGCAGTCAGGTGGACCTCAGCAAG GTGGACATGCACTTCATGAAGAAGATCCCAGAGGGCGCAGAGGCCTCTAATGTGTTGGTGGGAGAGCTGGACTTCCTTGAGAGATCCATTGTGGCCTTTGTGCGCCTCTCTCCTGCTGTGCTGCTCACTGGCCTCACTGAGGTGCCCATACCTACTAG GTTTCTCTTCATTCTGCTGGGTCCAGATGGAAAGGCTCAACAATACCATGAAATTGGACGTTCAATGGCGACCATCATGACAGATGAG ATCTTCCATGATGTTGCTTACAAGGCTAAGGACAAAGGTGACCTTCTAGCAGGCATAGATGAATTCCTTGACCAGGTGACTGTCCTGCCACCAGGGGAGTGGGATCCCTCCATCCGTATTGAGCCGCCTAAGAATGTCCCCTCTCAG GAGAAGAGAAAGATGCCAGGAGTTCCTAATGGCACAGCGTGCCAGGTAGAGGAAGAACTACATGCTGAGCACCATGGGCCGGAGTTGCAGAGAACTGGAAG gttgTTTGGGGGTCTGATACTGGACATCAAAAGGAAAGCTCCGTTCTATTTGAGCGACTATAAGGACGGTCTGAATCTCCAGTGTGTGGcctcttttctcttcctctaCTGTGCTTGCATGTCGCCCGTCATCACGTTTGGAGGACTGCTAGGGGAGGCCACAGAGGGACGCATT AGTGCCATAGAGTCTTTACTTGGTGCATCTATGACTGGAGTAGTTTACTCTCTGTTTGCTGGTCAGCCTCTCACCATTCTTGGCAGCACAGGTCCTGTGCTGGTTTTTGAGAAAATCCTGTTTAAGTTCTGCAA GGACTATAACCTGTCCTATTTGTCGCTGAGGACTTGCATCGGTCTGTGGACAGCCCTGCTGTGTTTTGTGCTGGTTGCCACAGATGCCAGCTCTCTGGTTTGCTACATCACACGGTTCACAGAGGAAGCTTTTGCTGCACTCATCTGCCTCATCTTCATTTATGAGGCCTTGGAGAAGCTTTTCCACTTGGGAGAAATCTACCCCTTCAACACACACAGCGATCTGGACAAACTCACCCTGGCATA cTGTAGATGTGCAGAACCTTATAATCCCAGTAATAAGACATTAGAGCTGTGGAGTGCGAGAAACATCACAGTGTCCTCTGTATCCTGGTCCAACCTTACTGTCAAG GAGTGCGTCAGTCTGCAGGGCCACTTTGTTGGGACGGCGTGTGGCCACCATGGACCCTTCACCCCAGATGTTCTCTTCTGGTCCTCCATTTTGTTCTTTTCAACCTTCTTCATGTCTTCTTTTCTGAAACAATTCAAGACTAGCCGTTATTTCCCTACCAAG GTGCGGTCCATGATCAGTGACTTTGCGGTGTTCCTCACCATCGTCATCATGGTTCTGCTTGACTATGTCATTGGAGTTCCCTCCCAGAAGCTGAAGGTGCCCAGCAAATTTCAG CCCACCAGAGAGGACCGAGGCTGGCTGATCAATCCCATAGGACGTAACCCATGGTGGACAGTCCTGGCTGCCGCTATCCCTGCTGTTCTCTGCACAATTCTTATCTTCATGGATCAGCAGATAACTGCTGTCATCATTAACCGCAAAGAGCACAAACTACTG aAGGGCTGTGGTTACCACATGGACCTGCTGATAGTGGGGTTGATGCTGGCAGTGTGCTCCATCATGGGCTTACCCTGGTTCGTTGCGGCCACGGTCCTGTCCATCTCTCACGTCAACAGCCTGAAGCTTGAGTCTGAGAGCTCGGCTCCGGGAGAGCAGCCTCGATTTCTGGGCATTCGAGAGCAGAGACTCACCGGCCTCGTCATCTTCCTGCTCATGGGCTGCTCTGTATTCATGACTGGAGCCCTGCAG TTCATTCCTATGCCAGTGCTCTATGGTGTTTTCCTCTACATGGGAGTGTCTTCATTAAAAGGCATCCAG TTCTTTGACCGTCTGAAGCTCTTCGGCATGCCAGCAAAGCACCAGCCAGACTTCATCTATCTGCGCCACGTCCCCTTGAGGAAGGTGCACCTGTTCACACTCACCCAGCTCACCTGTCTCGTGCTGCTCTGGGTCATCAAAACTTCACCTGCTGCGATCGTCTTCCCCATGATG GTGTTGGCTCTGGTGTTTGTCCGCAAACTCTTGGACTTGTGCTTCTCTAAGCGAGAGCTAAGTTACCTGGATGATTTAATGCCCGAATGGAAGAAAAAGAATCTTGACGACGCCTCCAAAAAGATACAAGAG GAATCACAGATTATGCTCAGTGAAAAGCAGGAAGATCCAACTTCTGTTCAGATTGAGATGGAGAGCAGAAAACCCGCTCAGACCATGAAAGCACACGACCCCAG GTGTGACCCCTCTGACATTAACATATCTGATGAAATGTCTAAAACCACCGTGTGGAAATCCCTCAACTCCAATCAAAGGGACTCTCGTCCTGTGGCTGCTAAGAAG GATTGA